The following proteins are co-located in the Massilia litorea genome:
- a CDS encoding electron transfer flavoprotein-ubiquinone oxidoreductase: MTETINILEQYGPREAMEYDVVIVGGGPAGLSAAIRLKQLAAEKGQEVSVCVLEKGGEVGAHILSGAVMDPIALNELFPNWKELGAPLNTEVTEDRVLFLTETKARATPNFMIPKMLTNHGNYIVSLANVVRWLGQQAEALGVEVFPGFPAAEILYNEDGSVKGVATGNMGVDREGNPTDAFQLGMELHAKYTFFAEGSRGHLGKQLMAKYDLNKGKDPQTYGIGIKELWEIDPAKHQPGLVIHTAGWPLDNSTYGGSFLYHLENNQVAVGFVVGLAYQNPYLSPYEEFQRYKTHPAIRGFFEGGKRISYGARAITAGGLQSLPKTVFPGGALIGCDAGFLNTSRIKGSHSAIKTGMLAAESAFEALGAGRQHDELSSYPAAFEQSWLYKELHAARNFKPWMSKGLYLGTVMTGIDQMIFKGKAPWTLRHKHADHEMLRPASEFTPIVYPKPDGKLTFDRLSSVFISNTNHAEDQPVHLTLKNPSIPVDVNLAKYAGPEQRYCPAGVYEFVKTDAGQDHLQINAQNCVHCKTCDIKDPTQNIVWVTPEGGGGPNYPNM, from the coding sequence ATGACTGAGACAATCAACATTCTCGAACAATACGGCCCGCGCGAGGCGATGGAGTACGACGTCGTCATCGTCGGCGGCGGCCCGGCCGGCCTGTCGGCGGCAATCCGCCTGAAGCAGCTGGCGGCCGAGAAGGGCCAGGAAGTGTCGGTCTGCGTGCTCGAGAAAGGCGGCGAAGTCGGCGCCCATATCCTGTCGGGCGCGGTCATGGATCCGATTGCCCTCAATGAATTGTTCCCGAACTGGAAGGAACTCGGCGCACCGCTCAACACCGAAGTGACCGAAGACCGCGTCCTGTTCCTGACCGAGACCAAGGCACGCGCCACGCCGAACTTCATGATCCCGAAGATGCTGACCAACCACGGCAACTACATCGTCTCGCTGGCGAATGTGGTGCGCTGGCTGGGCCAGCAGGCCGAAGCGCTGGGTGTCGAAGTCTTCCCGGGTTTCCCGGCCGCCGAAATCCTCTACAACGAGGATGGTTCCGTCAAGGGTGTCGCGACCGGCAACATGGGTGTCGACCGTGAAGGCAATCCGACCGACGCCTTCCAGCTCGGTATGGAACTGCACGCGAAATACACCTTCTTCGCCGAAGGTTCGCGCGGCCACCTCGGCAAGCAGCTGATGGCCAAGTACGACCTGAACAAGGGCAAGGACCCGCAGACCTACGGCATCGGCATCAAGGAGCTGTGGGAAATCGACCCGGCCAAGCACCAGCCGGGCCTGGTGATCCACACCGCCGGCTGGCCGCTGGATAACAGTACCTATGGCGGTTCCTTCCTGTACCACCTGGAAAACAACCAGGTCGCGGTGGGCTTCGTCGTCGGCCTGGCTTACCAGAATCCGTATTTGTCGCCGTACGAGGAATTCCAGCGCTATAAAACCCACCCGGCGATCCGCGGCTTCTTCGAAGGCGGCAAGCGCATCTCCTACGGCGCGCGCGCCATCACGGCCGGCGGCCTGCAATCCTTGCCGAAGACCGTGTTCCCGGGCGGCGCCCTGATCGGCTGCGACGCCGGCTTCCTCAACACCAGCCGCATCAAGGGCAGCCACAGCGCGATCAAGACCGGCATGCTGGCCGCGGAAAGCGCCTTCGAAGCGCTCGGCGCCGGCCGCCAGCACGACGAGCTGAGCAGCTACCCGGCCGCCTTCGAGCAGTCCTGGTTGTACAAGGAACTCCATGCGGCGCGCAACTTCAAGCCCTGGATGAGCAAGGGCCTGTACCTGGGCACCGTCATGACCGGCATCGACCAGATGATCTTCAAGGGCAAGGCGCCCTGGACCCTGCGCCACAAGCACGCCGACCACGAAATGCTGCGCCCGGCCTCCGAGTTCACGCCGATCGTGTATCCGAAGCCGGACGGCAAGCTGACCTTCGACCGCCTGTCGTCGGTGTTCATCTCGAACACCAACCACGCGGAAGACCAGCCGGTGCACCTGACGCTGAAGAACCCGAGCATCCCGGTCGACGTGAATCTGGCCAAGTACGCCGGTCCCGAGCAGCGCTACTGCCCGGCGGGCGTGTACGAGTTCGTGAAGACGGATGCGGGGCAGGATCATTTGCAGATCAATGCGCAGAACTGCGTGCATTGCAAGACCTGCGATATCAAGGATCCGACGCAGAACATCGTGTGGGTGACGCCGGAAGGTGGCGGCGGGCCGAATTATCCGAACATGTAA
- a CDS encoding SDR family oxidoreductase: MPSTSSVPEHNRTGANVGIEVNFEGKIAMVTGASSGLGARFAKALAGAGAQVVLASRRTERLKELRAEIEADGGAAHVVNLDVTDMASIKSAIAHAETEAGPIDILINNSGVQSTQRLLDVTEDDYQYIMDTNLRGAFFVAQQTAKRMIQRAKGDPRKQHRIVNIASVAGLRVLPQIGVYCMSKAGVVQMTKAMAVEWGKYGINVNAICPGYIATEMNEDYFETEQGKKLIDLLPRKRPGKPEDLDGLLLLLAAEEAHFINGAIITADDGMTAQ; this comes from the coding sequence ATGCCTTCGACATCATCCGTGCCGGAGCACAACAGGACAGGAGCCAACGTGGGCATCGAAGTGAATTTTGAAGGAAAGATTGCGATGGTCACCGGCGCCTCGAGCGGGCTCGGCGCCCGCTTTGCGAAAGCCCTGGCCGGCGCCGGCGCCCAGGTGGTGCTGGCCTCGCGCCGTACCGAACGGCTGAAGGAACTGCGCGCCGAAATCGAGGCCGACGGCGGCGCCGCCCACGTCGTCAACCTGGACGTGACCGACATGGCCAGCATCAAGTCGGCGATTGCCCATGCCGAGACCGAGGCCGGCCCGATCGATATCCTGATCAACAACTCGGGCGTGCAGAGCACCCAGCGCCTGCTTGACGTCACCGAGGACGATTATCAGTACATCATGGACACCAACCTGCGCGGCGCCTTCTTCGTTGCCCAGCAGACGGCCAAGCGCATGATCCAGCGCGCCAAGGGCGATCCGCGCAAGCAGCACCGCATCGTCAACATCGCCTCGGTGGCCGGCCTGCGCGTGCTGCCGCAGATCGGCGTGTATTGCATGAGCAAGGCCGGCGTGGTGCAGATGACCAAGGCGATGGCGGTCGAATGGGGCAAATACGGGATCAACGTGAACGCCATTTGCCCGGGCTATATTGCGACCGAAATGAACGAGGATTATTTCGAGACCGAGCAGGGCAAGAAACTGATCGACCTGCTGCCGCGCAAGCGTCCCGGCAAACCGGAAGACCTCGACGGCCTGCTGTTATTGCTCGCGGCCGAAGAGGCGCATTTCATCAATGGCGCGATCATTACCGCCGATGACGGCATGACCGCACAATAG
- a CDS encoding acyl-CoA thioesterase: protein MSDKQLVHTMRMDVRWGDMDAMGHVNNTVYFRYIETARIAWLEQIGALPDPTGTGPVLINAQCSFLKQLKYPAEIEVRSYAGLPGRSSFVLSHEIRLVGADGQAGALHAEGAAKIVWVDFLAEKSVPLPDEVRALLPAA from the coding sequence ATGAGCGACAAACAGTTGGTACACACGATGCGGATGGACGTGCGCTGGGGTGACATGGATGCGATGGGCCACGTGAATAACACCGTGTATTTCCGGTATATCGAAACGGCGCGCATCGCCTGGCTGGAGCAGATCGGCGCCTTGCCCGATCCGACCGGTACCGGCCCGGTGCTCATCAATGCCCAGTGTTCGTTTTTGAAGCAGCTGAAATACCCGGCCGAGATCGAAGTGCGCTCGTATGCGGGGCTGCCGGGGCGTTCGAGCTTCGTGCTGTCGCACGAGATCCGGCTGGTCGGCGCCGACGGGCAGGCCGGGGCACTGCATGCCGAGGGCGCGGCGAAGATTGTCTGGGTCGATTTCCTGGCGGAGAAGTCGGTGCCGCTGCCGGACGAGGTCAGGGCGCTGTTGCCGGCCGCCTGA
- a CDS encoding beta-ketoacyl synthase chain length factor, translating into MPDNHVLFSIARHAAWAPGVTSPAAWSDWAQAPWPISGDDEPKVAAMPAMLRRRAGFLGRMALEVAYACLGQEAGVPTVFCSRHGEVGRAIGLLGDLARGEPLSPTAFGLAVHNASAGLFSIARADRANHVALAAGSATLEHAVIEACGLLADGAPMVLLVACDEPLPAPLEGFEDCAEQPFAFAWAIVPAGERAVRLSWRAAAAPAEPGNIPGCLEVLRFQLGRGTVLERTAAARHWTWSRDA; encoded by the coding sequence ATGCCTGATAACCACGTCCTCTTTTCGATCGCGCGCCACGCCGCCTGGGCTCCAGGCGTGACGTCGCCCGCGGCATGGTCGGACTGGGCGCAGGCGCCGTGGCCGATCTCCGGGGACGACGAACCGAAAGTGGCGGCGATGCCGGCCATGCTGCGCCGGCGCGCGGGCTTCCTGGGCCGCATGGCGCTCGAAGTGGCCTATGCCTGCCTCGGACAGGAGGCAGGCGTGCCGACCGTCTTCTGTTCGCGCCATGGCGAAGTCGGGCGCGCGATCGGGCTGCTGGGCGATCTGGCGCGCGGCGAGCCGCTGTCGCCGACCGCCTTCGGGCTCGCCGTGCACAATGCCAGCGCCGGGCTGTTCTCGATCGCGCGCGCCGACCGCGCCAACCACGTCGCGCTGGCAGCGGGCAGCGCCACGCTCGAACACGCCGTCATCGAAGCCTGCGGCCTGCTGGCCGACGGCGCGCCGATGGTGCTGCTGGTCGCCTGCGACGAGCCGCTGCCGGCGCCGCTGGAAGGCTTCGAGGACTGCGCCGAGCAGCCCTTCGCCTTTGCCTGGGCCATCGTCCCGGCGGGCGAGCGCGCCGTGCGCCTGTCCTGGCGCGCGGCCGCGGCGCCGGCCGAACCGGGCAACATACCGGGCTGTCTCGAGGTGCTGCGCTTCCAGCTGGGCCGGGGCACCGTGCTCGAACGCACGGCGGCTGCGCGCCACTGGACCTGGAGCCGCGATGCTTGA
- a CDS encoding lysophospholipid acyltransferase family protein, with protein MLDALWRGWRVLATGLSFALFGLGGLALRVIVFPLLALCVRDPQARMRAARATIRLSFRAFVGIMNGLGVLRYEVHGLDKLDRGGQLILANHPTLIDTVFLIAFVRNADCIVKGGLWNNPFTGGPVRAAGYVCNDRGPELVDDCIASLRAGGNLIVFPEGTRTPRGGAMELKRGAANIAVRGAQPVTPVLIACQPPTLGKGDKWWHVPPRQARFRIEVKDDIGIEAFTGPGVPDVMAARRLTEYLQRYFMEEGQHHA; from the coding sequence ATGCTTGATGCGCTCTGGCGCGGCTGGCGCGTGCTGGCCACGGGCCTTTCCTTTGCGCTGTTCGGGCTGGGCGGCCTGGCGCTGCGCGTCATCGTGTTCCCGTTGCTGGCGCTGTGCGTGCGCGATCCACAGGCGCGCATGCGTGCCGCGCGCGCCACCATCCGCCTGAGCTTTCGCGCTTTCGTCGGCATCATGAACGGGCTCGGCGTGCTGCGCTACGAAGTGCATGGCCTCGACAAGCTCGATCGCGGCGGCCAGCTGATCCTCGCGAACCACCCGACCCTGATCGACACCGTGTTCCTGATCGCCTTTGTGCGCAATGCCGACTGCATCGTCAAGGGCGGCCTGTGGAACAACCCGTTCACCGGCGGCCCGGTACGCGCCGCCGGCTATGTCTGCAACGACCGCGGTCCGGAGCTGGTCGACGATTGCATCGCCTCGCTGCGCGCCGGCGGCAACCTGATCGTTTTCCCCGAAGGCACGCGCACCCCGCGCGGCGGCGCCATGGAACTCAAGCGCGGCGCCGCCAACATCGCCGTGCGCGGCGCCCAGCCGGTGACGCCCGTGCTGATCGCCTGCCAGCCGCCGACCCTGGGCAAGGGCGACAAATGGTGGCATGTGCCGCCGCGCCAGGCGCGCTTTCGCATCGAAGTCAAGGACGACATCGGCATCGAGGCCTTTACCGGTCCCGGCGTCCCCGACGTGATGGCGGCGCGCCGCCTCACCGAATACCTGCAACGTTATTTTATGGAAGAAGGCCAGCACCATGCTTGA
- a CDS encoding phosphopantetheine-binding protein → MLEQEVKELIVDVLQLEDIAPADIDSEAPLFVEGLGLDSIDALEIGVALQKRYGITLSAESQETRRHFASVRALAAMIEANRKK, encoded by the coding sequence ATGCTTGAACAGGAAGTGAAAGAACTGATCGTCGACGTCCTCCAGCTGGAAGACATCGCCCCCGCCGATATCGACAGCGAGGCACCCCTGTTCGTCGAAGGGCTGGGTCTCGATTCGATCGACGCGCTGGAAATCGGCGTCGCGCTGCAGAAGCGCTACGGCATCACGCTGTCGGCCGAATCGCAGGAAACGCGCCGTCATTTTGCTTCGGTGCGCGCGCTCGCAGCGATGATCGAAGCCAACCGCAAGAAATAA
- a CDS encoding acyl carrier protein — translation MVSINDMNRDELFVWIADLLAEMFELDRDALTPESNLYTDLDIDSIDAVDLAVKLKQTTGKRLQPEVFKTIRTIDDVVNALAGLAEEQAA, via the coding sequence ATGGTAAGCATCAACGATATGAACCGCGACGAACTGTTCGTCTGGATCGCCGACCTGCTGGCCGAGATGTTCGAACTCGACCGCGACGCGCTCACGCCGGAGTCGAACCTGTACACGGACCTCGACATCGACAGCATCGACGCCGTCGACCTGGCCGTGAAGCTCAAGCAGACCACCGGCAAGCGCCTGCAGCCGGAAGTGTTCAAGACCATCCGCACGATCGACGACGTCGTGAACGCACTGGCCGGCCTGGCGGAAGAGCAGGCGGCCTGA
- a CDS encoding COG4648 family protein: MLWNALTIALTLVYPLAIWLGHGSIEPRWLAGLLLLTAATRLPQLKLSAPARWTAGGALLLVAVAVGSNAVLPLKLYPVLVNAAFLAAFGASLVSGPSMIERLARLREPELPPEAVRYTRRVTQAWCVFFVANGAVCLGTALFSPDAVWSLYTGVVSYVLMGLMFGGEYLLRMRFKRLHHV, translated from the coding sequence GTGCTGTGGAATGCATTGACCATCGCGCTGACGCTGGTATATCCCCTTGCCATCTGGCTCGGCCACGGCAGCATCGAGCCGCGCTGGCTGGCCGGCCTGCTGCTGCTGACGGCCGCCACCCGGCTGCCGCAGCTGAAGCTGAGCGCGCCGGCACGCTGGACGGCGGGCGGGGCGCTGCTGCTCGTCGCCGTGGCGGTCGGCTCGAACGCGGTGCTGCCGCTGAAGCTGTATCCGGTGCTGGTGAATGCCGCCTTCCTGGCCGCCTTCGGCGCCAGCCTGGTGTCGGGCCCCTCGATGATCGAGCGCCTGGCGCGCCTGCGCGAGCCCGAACTGCCGCCTGAAGCGGTGCGCTACACGCGGCGCGTGACCCAGGCCTGGTGCGTCTTCTTCGTCGCGAACGGCGCCGTGTGTCTCGGCACCGCCTTGTTTTCTCCCGACGCCGTCTGGTCGCTCTACACGGGCGTCGTTTCCTACGTGCTGATGGGTTTGATGTTCGGCGGCGAATACCTGCTGCGCATGCGTTTTAAACGGCTGCATCATGTCTGA
- a CDS encoding AMP-binding protein codes for MSDFFERLGARAPAAPAGWRDGSLVSHGELLARARAWAALGRRTAARDVALYLDDSLEFAAALLGAWLAGKTVWLVADTLPASCAALAAEVGAFWGEFPQDYAPCIPQTGDDSVPGWTTPAPDFPALVVHTSGSTGAPTAIRKRFSQLSSEIAALETEFGALVGDATVLSTVSHHHIYGLLFRVLWPLLAGRPVEAARHEFPETLAPRLGAGPCLLLASPAHLKRLPEHLDWRGAAQLRAVFSSGGMLEAKASFHARALLGQAPIEVYGSSETGGVAWRQRTPGSVEDWTPFPGVEWRSDAEGLLELSSGPAGGWQRLADRVEGTQGGRFVLRGRADRIVKIEEKRVSLDAVEAALCATGLVREARVLACLEDARQSLAAFVVPSDSGQAVLEEGGRNALSTRLRAALAASTHAVALPRRWRYLERLPVNAQGKTTQADLLALLDTEMPARPRFPQAVLIEDAPARKLLELVVPADLLYFDGHFTVAPVLPGVVQVDWAIHYGRLHLGLAGSFGGINALKFQQMIRPGVPVQLELVWDPVKGSLNFRYFSEAGAHASGRILLGT; via the coding sequence ATGTCTGATTTTTTTGAGCGTCTCGGCGCCCGTGCGCCTGCCGCGCCGGCCGGCTGGCGCGACGGCTCCCTGGTCTCGCACGGCGAGCTGCTGGCCCGTGCGCGCGCCTGGGCCGCACTCGGCCGCCGCACCGCTGCGCGCGACGTCGCCCTCTACCTGGACGACAGCCTGGAATTCGCGGCGGCCCTGCTTGGTGCCTGGCTGGCCGGGAAGACCGTCTGGCTGGTGGCCGACACGCTGCCCGCCAGCTGCGCCGCGCTTGCGGCCGAAGTGGGGGCCTTCTGGGGCGAGTTCCCGCAGGACTACGCGCCCTGTATCCCGCAAACCGGCGATGACTCGGTTCCCGGCTGGACTACGCCCGCTCCCGATTTTCCCGCGCTGGTCGTCCATACCTCCGGCAGCACCGGTGCGCCGACCGCGATCCGCAAGCGCTTCTCGCAGCTGAGTTCCGAGATCGCCGCGCTGGAGACCGAGTTCGGCGCGCTCGTCGGCGACGCGACGGTGCTGTCGACCGTGTCGCACCACCATATCTATGGGCTGCTGTTCCGCGTCCTGTGGCCGCTGCTGGCCGGCCGTCCGGTCGAAGCGGCACGCCACGAATTCCCGGAAACCCTGGCCCCGCGCCTGGGCGCCGGTCCCTGCCTGCTGCTGGCCAGCCCGGCACACCTGAAGCGCCTGCCCGAGCATCTCGACTGGCGCGGCGCGGCGCAGCTGCGCGCGGTGTTCTCTTCGGGCGGCATGCTCGAAGCGAAGGCGTCGTTCCATGCGCGCGCTCTGCTCGGCCAGGCTCCGATCGAAGTCTACGGCAGCTCCGAGACCGGCGGCGTCGCCTGGCGCCAGCGCACGCCCGGCAGCGTCGAGGACTGGACGCCGTTCCCTGGCGTCGAATGGCGCAGTGATGCCGAGGGCCTGCTTGAACTGAGCTCGGGCCCGGCGGGCGGCTGGCAGCGCCTGGCCGACCGCGTCGAAGGCACGCAAGGCGGGCGTTTCGTGTTGCGCGGGCGCGCCGACCGCATCGTCAAGATCGAGGAAAAGCGCGTCTCGCTCGACGCCGTCGAGGCCGCCCTGTGCGCGACCGGATTGGTACGCGAGGCACGCGTGCTGGCCTGTCTCGAAGACGCGCGCCAGTCGCTGGCCGCGTTCGTGGTGCCGTCCGACAGCGGGCAGGCCGTGCTGGAAGAGGGAGGCAGGAACGCCCTCAGTACGCGCCTGCGCGCCGCGCTGGCGGCGTCGACCCACGCGGTGGCGCTGCCGCGCCGCTGGCGCTATCTCGAACGCCTGCCCGTCAATGCCCAGGGCAAGACCACCCAGGCCGATCTGCTGGCGCTGCTCGACACCGAAATGCCCGCGCGGCCGCGCTTCCCGCAGGCCGTCCTGATCGAGGACGCACCGGCCCGCAAGCTGCTCGAACTGGTGGTGCCGGCGGACCTGCTGTATTTCGACGGCCACTTCACGGTGGCCCCGGTTCTGCCAGGCGTGGTGCAGGTCGACTGGGCAATCCATTACGGCCGCCTGCATCTCGGCCTGGCCGGCAGCTTTGGCGGCATCAACGCGCTGAAGTTCCAGCAGATGATCCGGCCCGGCGTGCCGGTGCAACTGGAACTGGTTTGGGACCCCGTCAAGGGCAGCCTGAATTTCCGTTATTTTTCCGAAGCCGGCGCACACGCGAGCGGCCGCATTTTGTTAGGGACCTGA
- a CDS encoding class I SAM-dependent methyltransferase — protein MLDKKFSPERQSAFEARFEAQKIAFGPVVFQCVRYAWKRGMLQAIADVGDTGLSVEQMAASGRWTPYVLKVVLETCLSAGVVYLSEGRYVLDKAGFVVLTDPITQVNIDFNHDVCYQALFSLEQSLDAEKPLGLKVFGDWPTVYEGLSQLPEPARGSWFAFDHYYSDTSFPDILPDVFATAPKRVMDIGANTGKFTLAALGANASVKLHLVDLPGQLAVADKALQQAGLRERASLHPTNLLDDGAALPDGMDLIWMSQFLSCFSEDAIASIFRRVAAALSPNGQVLIMDTFWDRQRYDIASYCLINTSPYFNNLASGNSKVYQSDDYVRLAKAAGLDLVTARDGIGYCHSLLRFAKGD, from the coding sequence ATGCTGGACAAAAAATTTTCGCCGGAGCGCCAGAGCGCCTTCGAAGCCCGTTTCGAAGCGCAAAAGATCGCATTCGGCCCGGTCGTGTTCCAGTGCGTGCGCTATGCGTGGAAGCGCGGCATGCTGCAGGCGATCGCCGACGTCGGCGACACCGGCCTGTCGGTCGAGCAGATGGCGGCAAGCGGCCGCTGGACGCCCTATGTGCTGAAGGTGGTACTGGAAACCTGCCTGTCAGCGGGCGTGGTCTACCTGAGCGAAGGACGCTACGTGCTCGACAAGGCAGGCTTCGTCGTGCTGACCGACCCGATCACCCAGGTCAACATCGACTTCAACCATGACGTCTGCTACCAGGCGCTGTTCTCGCTCGAACAGTCGCTCGACGCCGAGAAGCCCCTCGGCCTGAAGGTGTTCGGCGACTGGCCGACCGTGTATGAAGGCCTGTCGCAGCTGCCGGAGCCGGCGCGCGGCAGCTGGTTCGCCTTCGACCACTATTATTCCGATACCTCCTTCCCGGACATCCTGCCGGACGTGTTCGCAACCGCGCCGAAGCGCGTGATGGACATCGGCGCGAATACCGGCAAGTTCACGCTGGCGGCGCTGGGCGCCAACGCCTCCGTCAAGCTGCACCTGGTCGACCTGCCGGGCCAACTGGCCGTGGCCGACAAGGCCCTGCAGCAGGCCGGCCTGCGCGAGCGCGCCAGCCTGCACCCGACCAACCTGCTGGACGACGGCGCCGCGCTGCCGGACGGGATGGACCTGATCTGGATGAGCCAGTTCCTGAGCTGCTTCTCGGAAGACGCGATCGCCAGCATCTTCCGCCGCGTGGCCGCCGCGCTGTCCCCGAATGGCCAGGTGCTGATCATGGACACCTTCTGGGACCGCCAGCGCTACGACATCGCGTCCTACTGCCTGATCAACACCTCGCCTTACTTCAACAACCTCGCCAGCGGCAACAGCAAGGTCTATCAGAGCGATGACTACGTGCGCCTGGCGAAAGCGGCCGGCCTCGACCTCGTCACCGCGCGCGACGGCATCGGCTATTGCCACTCGCTGCTGCGTTTCGCCAAGGGTGATTGA
- a CDS encoding glycosyltransferase family 2 protein, protein MFHPCVVIPVYNHEHAIGKVLDQVLAHGLPVILVDDASSPSCAATLDALAAAHPGRVVLERHAVNQGKGGAVLTGFRRAAKDGYSHVLQVDADGQHCVADMERFLDAARARPRAVVAGCPVYDESVPALRLYARYLTHVWVWINTLSLAIRDSMCGFRVYPVAPVLALAQRRRLGLRMNFDIEILVRLYWDGVEVVNLPTKVGYPEDGVSHFKAWTDNVLITRMHVNLFFGMLPRIPSLLGRKWRT, encoded by the coding sequence ATGTTCCACCCCTGCGTCGTCATCCCCGTCTATAACCACGAGCACGCGATCGGCAAGGTGCTCGACCAGGTGCTGGCCCATGGCTTGCCCGTGATCCTGGTCGACGACGCCAGTTCGCCGTCCTGCGCCGCCACGCTCGATGCGCTGGCGGCCGCCCATCCTGGCCGCGTCGTGCTCGAGCGGCACGCTGTGAACCAGGGCAAGGGCGGGGCGGTGCTGACCGGTTTCCGACGCGCGGCGAAGGATGGCTACAGCCACGTGCTGCAGGTGGATGCCGACGGCCAGCACTGCGTGGCCGACATGGAGCGCTTCCTGGACGCCGCCCGCGCCCGGCCGCGCGCGGTGGTGGCGGGCTGCCCGGTATATGACGAATCGGTGCCGGCCCTGCGCCTGTACGCGCGCTACCTGACCCATGTCTGGGTCTGGATCAACACGCTCTCTCTGGCGATCCGCGATTCGATGTGCGGCTTTCGCGTCTATCCGGTGGCGCCGGTGCTGGCGCTGGCGCAGCGGCGCCGCCTCGGCCTGCGCATGAACTTCGACATCGAGATCCTGGTGCGCCTGTACTGGGACGGCGTCGAGGTGGTCAACCTGCCGACCAAAGTCGGGTATCCGGAAGACGGCGTCTCGCATTTCAAGGCCTGGACCGACAATGTCCTCATCACCCGCATGCACGTGAACCTGTTCTTCGGCATGCTGCCGCGCATTCCCTCGCTTCTGGGGCGCAAATGGCGCACCTGA
- a CDS encoding LpxL/LpxP family acyltransferase, translating to MAHLMSDTRHWAAINEASFVAGMRLLFWVCRVFGRWPFRIVLYPVLLWYVATQARARRVSGDYLRRVGAPGGVFGVLRHFGAFAEAILDKMLLWGGLFDLDQVKLHGAEPLLQMIRERRGALLVCSHLGNLDLCRALSLRTPGLRITVLVHTRHAQAFNGMLAKLDPRSQLNLMQVTEMTPATAMQLSERVERGEFVVIAGDRVPVSSNPRVALAPFLGQAAAFPVGPYVMASVLGCPLYALFTTRQGFEAPYELHFERLREQVALPRRGREAALTELAGEYAARLEHHVRRAPLEWFNFYDFWHLPDSERADAAH from the coding sequence ATGGCGCACCTGATGTCGGACACGCGCCACTGGGCCGCGATCAACGAAGCGTCCTTCGTGGCCGGCATGCGCCTGCTGTTCTGGGTCTGCCGCGTGTTCGGCCGCTGGCCCTTCCGCATCGTGCTGTATCCGGTGCTGCTGTGGTACGTGGCGACCCAGGCGCGTGCGCGCCGGGTGTCGGGCGACTACCTGCGCCGGGTCGGCGCGCCGGGCGGCGTGTTCGGCGTGCTGCGCCATTTCGGCGCCTTCGCCGAGGCCATCCTCGACAAGATGCTGCTCTGGGGCGGCCTGTTCGACCTCGACCAGGTGAAGCTGCACGGCGCCGAGCCGCTGCTGCAGATGATCCGCGAGCGGCGCGGCGCGCTGCTGGTGTGCTCGCACCTGGGCAACCTCGACCTGTGCCGCGCGCTGTCGCTGCGCACGCCGGGCTTGAGAATCACGGTGCTGGTGCATACCCGCCATGCCCAGGCCTTCAATGGCATGCTCGCGAAACTCGATCCGCGCAGCCAGCTGAACCTGATGCAGGTGACCGAGATGACGCCGGCCACCGCGATGCAGCTGTCCGAACGCGTCGAACGCGGCGAGTTCGTCGTCATCGCGGGCGACCGGGTGCCGGTATCGAGCAACCCGCGCGTCGCGCTGGCGCCTTTCCTCGGTCAGGCCGCGGCCTTCCCGGTCGGCCCCTATGTGATGGCCTCGGTGCTGGGCTGCCCGCTGTACGCGCTGTTCACCACGCGCCAGGGCTTTGAGGCGCCCTACGAACTCCATTTCGAGCGTCTGCGCGAGCAGGTAGCGCTGCCGCGCCGCGGGCGCGAGGCAGCGCTCACGGAACTGGCGGGCGAGTATGCCGCCCGCCTCGAACACCATGTCCGGCGCGCACCGCTGGAATGGTTCAACTTTTACGACTTTTGGCACTTACCCGATTCGGAACGCGCAGATGCAGCTCACTGA